In a genomic window of Lonchura striata isolate bLonStr1 chromosome 4, bLonStr1.mat, whole genome shotgun sequence:
- the CHRNA9 gene encoding neuronal acetylcholine receptor subunit alpha-9 yields MKMRSLSSFYLSLWLLFTGVILKAVESAKGKYAHMLFNELFEDYSSALRPVEDTDKVLNVTLQITLSQIKDMDERNQILSAYLWIRQSWYDAYLRWDKDKYDGLDSIRIPSNLVWRPDIVLYNKADDDFSEPVNTNVVLRYDGKITWDAPAITKSSCVVDVSYFPFDSQQCNLTFGSWTYNGNQVDLINSLDSGDLSDFIEDVEWEIHGMPAVKNVITYGCCSEPYPDVTFTLILKRKSSFYIFNLLLPCILISFLAPLGFYLPADSGEKVSLGVTVLLALTVFQLMVAEIMPPSENVPLIGKYYIATMTMITASTALTIIIMNLHHCGSEAKPVPQWAKVVILDYMSKIFFVYDVGENCTSPKREKEEECRLEGDDGYQGKHKEVRSPLSTRSDDCNLKEKLNGNWNKSYGVHGDNVNCCSCYKMLIKNIEYIANCVRDHKANRAKGIEWKKVAKVMDRFFMWIFFIMVFFMSVLIIGKAA; encoded by the exons atgaagatgaggagcctcTCCTCCTTTTACCTCTCTCTGTGGTTGCTGTTCACAGGAGTGATACTCAAAG CTGTAGAATCAGCCAAAGGAAAATATGCTCACATGCTGTTTAACGAACTGTTTGAAGACTACTCCAGTGCTCTGAGACCAGTGGAAGACACAGATAAAGTACTGAATGTCACCCTTCAGATCACATTGTCCCAAATTAAAGACATG GATGAGAGGAACCAAATTTTGTCAGCTTACTTATGGATTCGACAAAGCTGGTATGATGCATACCTCAGATGGGACAAAGATAAATATGATGGGTTGGATTCTATCAGGATTCCAAGCAATTTGGTTTGGAGACCAGATATTGTCCTATATAACAA gGCTGATGATGACTTTTCAGAACCAGTAAATACTAATGTCGTGCTGAGATATGATGGAAAAATCACTTGGGATGCACCTGCTATCACAAAGAGCTCTTGTGTAGTGGATGtgtcttattttccttttgacaGCCAGCAGTGCAACCTTACCTTTGGGTCCTGGACCTATAATGGTAACCAGGTAGACCTCATCAATTCTCTTGATAGTGGTGACCTCTCTGACTTCATAGAAGATGTGGAATGGGAGATTCATGGTATGCCAGCAGTTAAGAATGTTATCACTTatggctgctgctctgagccttaTCCAGATGTGACCTTCACGCTGATTTTGAAAAGGAAGTCCTCTTTCTACATATTTAATCTGTTGCTTCCCTGCATTTTGATCTCTTTCCTGGCTCCACTGGGATTCTATCTCCCTGCAGACTCTGGTGAGAAAGTGTCTCTGGGTGTTACAGTTCTTCTTGCTCTGACTGTGTTCCAGCTGATGGTTGCAGAGATCATGCCCCCATCTGAAAATGTACCTTTGATAG GGAAGTACTACATAGCAACTATGACCATGATCACAGCTTCCACTGCATTGACAATCATTATAATGAATCTCCATCACTGTGGCTCAGAAGCAAAGCCTGTTCCACAGTGGGCCAAGGTGGTTATTTTGGACTATATGTCAAAAATCTTTTTTGTTTATGATGTGGGTGAAAATTGCACAAGTCCtaaaagagagaaggaagaagaatgtAGGTTAGAGGGGGATGATGGGTATCAGGGGAAGCACAAAGAGGTAAGGAGTCCTCTTTCCACTAGGAGTGATGACTGCAATCTCAAGGAGAAGCTCAATGGAAATTGGAATAAAAGCTATGGAGTTCATGGTGATAATGTTAATTGCTGTTCTTGTTACAAAAtgctaattaaaaatattgagTATATTGCTAATTGTGTTAGAGACCATAAAGCTAACCGGGCCAAAGGAATTGAGTGGAAAAAAGTTGCAAAAGTGATGGACAGGTTTTTCATGTGGATTTTCTTTATCATGGTGTTTTTTATGAGTGTGTTGATCATTGGGAAAGCTGCTTAA